The following are from one region of the Paraglaciecola sp. L1A13 genome:
- a CDS encoding HAMP domain-containing sensor histidine kinase, which translates to MNPLIEKDIQTIQSIEAVPHIMKMLSDATGLRFICIARVTEVKWTTCAVLDLVDFNLNPGDELEITTTFCSQVRRSSQPIVIEHAQTDAHYSKSEIPIMYGFESYFSFPIFNSNGDFFGTLCGLDPLPAKLKTTEIEHQIKSFAELISRQIEVDQRLSIAESDLFNQKTAFKLQEQYIAILGHDLRTPLSALTMGVSFLKQQVKDETSQKILARMDNSTTRMTRLISDVMDLTREKMGNGMVLNIKTVDNLEDTLTHTVSELSGLHPQRAIQTDINIKGLVDCDPERIAQLLSNLLINAIVHGDPAQMIDVKSTIKDGIFLLSVSNGGEPITPEKIDKLFKPFWQNESNKKTGGLGLGLFIASQITSAHNGTLTVSSNESKTVFTFQATL; encoded by the coding sequence ATGAACCCGTTAATTGAAAAAGATATTCAGACTATTCAGTCTATAGAGGCTGTGCCTCACATAATGAAAATGCTGTCAGATGCGACAGGGCTGCGTTTCATTTGTATTGCACGAGTAACTGAAGTCAAATGGACAACTTGCGCAGTGCTTGATTTAGTTGACTTTAATCTCAACCCTGGTGACGAGCTTGAGATAACGACTACCTTTTGTAGTCAGGTTAGAAGGTCGAGCCAGCCAATAGTCATTGAGCACGCTCAAACAGATGCGCATTATAGCAAAAGCGAAATTCCCATTATGTACGGGTTTGAAAGTTACTTTTCTTTCCCTATTTTCAATTCGAATGGCGATTTTTTCGGCACGCTATGTGGTCTTGATCCCCTACCTGCAAAGTTAAAAACGACTGAAATTGAACATCAAATCAAGTCATTTGCTGAATTAATTTCTAGACAGATTGAAGTTGATCAGAGACTAAGCATTGCCGAGTCTGATTTATTTAACCAGAAGACCGCCTTTAAACTTCAAGAGCAATATATTGCTATTCTAGGTCACGATTTAAGGACGCCATTATCTGCACTCACAATGGGCGTCAGTTTCTTAAAGCAACAGGTTAAAGACGAGACCTCTCAGAAAATACTCGCTCGAATGGACAATAGCACAACCAGAATGACGCGCTTAATCAGTGATGTTATGGATTTGACCCGTGAGAAAATGGGCAATGGCATGGTGTTAAATATCAAGACGGTAGATAACTTGGAAGATACCTTAACACACACTGTTTCCGAACTATCCGGATTACATCCACAACGAGCTATACAGACCGATATTAATATAAAGGGTCTGGTTGATTGTGATCCTGAGCGTATTGCCCAGCTGTTATCTAATCTTTTAATAAATGCCATTGTGCACGGCGACCCAGCACAAATGATTGATGTTAAATCGACTATCAAAGACGGCATTTTCTTACTAAGTGTCAGTAATGGTGGCGAGCCGATAACGCCTGAAAAGATTGATAAACTATTTAAGCCCTTTTGGCAAAATGAAAGCAATAAGAAAACCGGGGGCTTAGGGCTAGGCTTGTTCATTGCGTCACAAATAACGTCAGCGCACAACGGAACGCTAACAGTGAGTTCCAACGAAAGCAAAACGGTTTTTACTTTTCAAGCAACCCTTTGA
- a CDS encoding fasciclin domain-containing protein — MKSTLLKFISAGVVSLSLLSAPVMANHHNEAKMDIVETAASNSNFTTLVTAVKAAGLVDTLQGAGPFTVFAPTNAAFEKLPAGTVEELLKPENKDKLVAVLTYHVVAGEVYAKDVVKLSEAKTVQGSKVMIKVSDTGVMINNANVVQTDLKTKNGVIHVIDTVLLP, encoded by the coding sequence ATGAAAAGTACTCTATTAAAATTTATTTCTGCAGGCGTAGTATCACTTTCACTATTATCGGCTCCTGTAATGGCGAATCATCACAATGAAGCTAAAATGGATATTGTCGAGACTGCGGCGAGTAATTCAAATTTCACTACCTTAGTCACCGCAGTAAAAGCTGCTGGTTTGGTTGATACGCTGCAAGGCGCTGGGCCTTTTACGGTATTCGCTCCTACTAACGCGGCGTTTGAAAAATTACCCGCCGGAACGGTAGAAGAGTTATTGAAGCCAGAGAACAAAGACAAGCTCGTTGCTGTATTGACTTACCATGTTGTAGCGGGTGAAGTGTACGCCAAGGATGTGGTTAAATTATCTGAAGCTAAAACAGTGCAAGGCAGTAAAGTCATGATTAAAGTCAGCGATACTGGAGTCATGATCAACAATGCTAATGTTGTACAAACTGACTTAAAAACCAAAAACGGTGTAATACACGTTATCGATACCGTTCTGTTACCTTAG
- a CDS encoding carboxypeptidase-like regulatory domain-containing protein has protein sequence MELNEFTAKPVSPGEPITSEAWNELVSGIKALNDFVLANQSTALNVQLSNTDISRNTVRVTALRDDGWLAQAVSPVNGGDSFVFTSLPPGAYVIMADAAGFKASKENVTIPSDEIVKLTLEQNGAFMPNLVGVELASALAILDDSSITVGRLIDVFGRELAPAKPTSEYASQPIVMQIPDPSDAVPPEGKVQLVVSAALQLDSSVEIPPLTGLTLTEARKALEAIGLKLGKVETRQKSE, from the coding sequence ATGGAACTTAATGAATTTACAGCAAAACCAGTATCACCTGGTGAACCTATTACGTCAGAAGCTTGGAATGAGTTGGTATCAGGCATCAAGGCGCTTAATGACTTTGTTTTAGCGAATCAATCGACGGCGTTAAATGTGCAACTCAGCAACACAGACATTTCACGAAATACCGTTCGGGTGACAGCGTTACGCGATGATGGCTGGTTAGCCCAGGCGGTTTCTCCGGTAAATGGCGGGGATTCGTTTGTGTTTACATCTTTGCCCCCAGGCGCTTACGTGATTATGGCTGATGCAGCTGGTTTTAAGGCTTCAAAAGAAAATGTCACCATACCTAGCGATGAAATCGTTAAATTGACCCTCGAACAAAATGGCGCATTTATGCCTAATTTAGTTGGTGTTGAGCTTGCGTCGGCGCTGGCCATTTTAGACGACAGCAGTATTACCGTAGGACGTTTAATCGATGTGTTCGGGCGTGAATTAGCCCCCGCTAAACCAACGTCGGAATACGCTAGCCAACCAATCGTTATGCAAATTCCGGATCCTAGTGATGCCGTGCCACCGGAAGGTAAAGTGCAATTAGTCGTTTCTGCAGCACTGCAACTAGATAGCTCAGTAGAAATTCCACCGTTAACAGGCTTGACCTTGACAGAGGCACGTAAAGCGCTTGAAGCCATTGGTCTTAAATTGGGTAAAGTTGAAACCAGACAGAAATCGGAATAA
- the smpB gene encoding SsrA-binding protein SmpB, whose amino-acid sequence MNRKKSKSATSNTIALNKKARHDYILQDKIEAGVELQGWEVKSIRSGKVNLSDSYVTLHKGEAFLIGSTIQPLNQASSHVVCEPIRRRKLLLKKRELDKLIGSVERQGFSILATAMYWKKNWVKVEIYLGKGKHEHDKRDAVKDRDWARDKERMMKHKV is encoded by the coding sequence ATCGCTTTAAATAAGAAGGCACGGCACGATTATATCTTGCAAGATAAAATCGAAGCGGGCGTCGAATTACAAGGATGGGAAGTCAAAAGCATTCGTTCTGGGAAAGTAAATTTATCAGACAGCTACGTTACCCTTCACAAAGGCGAAGCCTTTTTAATTGGTAGTACCATTCAACCTCTCAACCAAGCATCAAGTCACGTGGTGTGCGAACCCATTCGCCGACGCAAACTACTGCTTAAAAAGCGCGAACTCGACAAGCTAATTGGCTCAGTTGAACGCCAAGGTTTTTCAATACTCGCTACCGCCATGTATTGGAAGAAAAACTGGGTAAAAGTCGAAATTTACCTAGGTAAAGGTAAGCACGAGCATGACAAACGTGATGCCGTTAAAGACCGAGACTGGGCAAGAGATAAAGAACGTATGATGAAACATAAAGTCTAG